One Brassica napus cultivar Da-Ae chromosome C4, Da-Ae, whole genome shotgun sequence genomic region harbors:
- the LOC106376499 gene encoding tryptophan synthase beta chain 2, with the protein MASQLLLPTNTFTNSSLDKVFVTGDDLTLKRKPNHATRVSYGFSLRANAALNSSHSSYVEVPRQWYNLVADLSVKPPPQLHPKTFEPIKPEDLAHLFPNEIIKQEETLERFIDIPEEVLEIYKLWRPTPLIRAKRLEKLLHTPARIYFKYEGGSPAGSHKPNSAVPQAYYNAKEGVKNVVTETGAGQWGSSLAFASSLFGLDCEVFQVAHTYQQKPYRRLMMQTWGAKVHRSPSELTEAGRRILQADPSSTGSLGIAISEAVEVASRNEDTKYCLGSVFNHVLLHQTVIGEECIKQMEEYGETPDVIIGCTGGGSNFAGLSFPYIREKLKGKINPIIRAVEPSACPSLTKGVYAYDFGDTAGLTPLMKMHTLGHDFIPSPIHSGGLRYHGMAPLVSHIYGQGFMEAISIPQTECFQGAIQFARTEGIIPAPEPTHAIAATIREALRCKETGEAKVILMAMCGHGHFDLASYEKYLRGELVDLLFSEEKIQESLSKVPLVV; encoded by the exons ATGGCCTCTCAGTTGCTTTTGCCAACAAACACATTCACCAATTCATCCTTAGATAAAGTTTTCGTTACAG gtGATGACTTGACTCTGAAAAGAAAGCCAAACCACGCAACAAGAGTTTCATATGGATTTAGCTTAAGAGCAAACGCAGCTTTGAACTCTAGTCATAGCTCATATGTTGAAGTTCCACGTCAATGGTACAATCTTGTTGCTGATCTCTCTGTTAAGCCTCCTCCACAGTTGCACCCCAAAACTTTCGAACCAATCAAACCCGAAGATTTAGCTCATCTTTTCCCTAATGAGATAATTAAGCAAGAAGAAACACTAGAGAGATTTATCGACATCCCCGAAGAAGTTCTTGAAATCTATAAGCTTTGGCGTCCAACTCCTCTTATCAG AGCAAAGAGATTGGAGAAGCTTCTTCATACACCTGCAAGGATTTACTTCAAGTATGAAGGTGGTAGCCCAGCTGGTTCACACAAACCCAACTCAGCAGTTCCACAAGCTTATTACAATGCGAAAGAAGGTGTCAAGAACGTTGTGACGGAAACAGGCGCTGGCCAGTGGGGCAGTTCTTTAGCCTTTGCTTCTAGTCTATTTGGACTTGATTGTGAA GTGTTTCAAGTGGCCCATACATACCAACAAAAGCCATATCGCAGGCTGATGATGCAAACTTGGGGTGCAAAGGTTCATCGATCACCATCGGAACTCACCGAGGCAGGTAGAAGAATCCTTCAGGCAGATCCATCAAGCACAGGAAGTTTAGGCATTGCAATTTCAGAAGCTGTTGAAGTCGCATCAAGAAACGAAGATACAAAATACTGTTTAGGGAGTGTATTTAACCATGTGTTGTTACACCAGACGGTTATTGGAGAAGAATGCATAAAGCAGATGGAAGAATATGGCGAAACGCCTGATGTGATCATAGGATGTACTGGTGGAGGATCGAATTTTGCTGGTTTGAGTTTTCCCTATATCCGGGAGAAACTCAAAGGCAAAATCAACCCTATTATACGAGCGGTTGAGCCCTCGGCTTGTCCTTCATTGACCAAAGGAGTTTACGCTTATGATTTTGGTGATACAGCTGGATTGACTCCTTTGATGAAGATGCATACTTTAGGGCATGACTTCATTCCCAGTCCTATCCATTCCG GTGGATTACGGTACCATGGGATGGCACCGTTGGTCTCACATATTTATGGACAAGGTTTCATGGAAGCAATCTCAATTCCTCAAACTGAGTGCTTCCAAG GTGCTATTCAGTTCGCGAGAACAGAAGGGATAATACCTGCGCCAGAACCGACTCACGCCATTGCTGCAACCATAAGAGAAGCTCTCCGATGCAAAGAAACAGGTGAAGCAAAAGTGATACTAATGGCCATGTGTGGACATGGCCACTTCGACCTTGCCTCGtatgaaaaatatttacgaGGTGAATTGGTAGATTTATTATTTAGCGAAGAGAAGATTCAAGAGTCTTTGTCCAAGGTTCCTCTTGTTGTCTAG
- the LOC106373520 gene encoding uncharacterized protein LOC106373520, which translates to MRVTRACPSISHLLFADDRLFFCKTGPRECEEVMKVVRKYGQASGQCINFEKSSILFGKRINATVRQHIKDTLGIQNERGMGTYLGIPEDISGSKCKLFAFLKDKLMHQVNGWMDKYMTIKRRKRGFDKINLASSTDIRYV; encoded by the coding sequence ATGCGTGTTACACGCGCGTGTCCCTCGatatcccaccttctctttgctgatgataggcTTTTCTTCTGTAAGACAGGGCCCCGTGAATGCGAAGAAGtgatgaaagtagtcaggaaataCGGACAAGCATCAGGCCAATGTATCAACTTTGAGAAATCCTCAatactctttggtaagaggatCAACGCAACTGTTAGACAACATATTAAAGATACACTTGGAATCCAGAATGAAAGAGGAATGGGTACATACCTAGGAATTCCAGAAGACATCAGCGGATCTAAATGCAAACTCTTTGCTTTTCTGAAGGACAAATTGATGCATCAAGTGAATGGATGGATGGACAAGTATATGACTATcaaaaggaggaaaagaggtTTTGATAAAATCAATCTTGCTAGCTCTACCGACATACGTTATGTCTAG